In Methanothermococcus thermolithotrophicus DSM 2095, one DNA window encodes the following:
- a CDS encoding ATP-binding protein, with product MGYNRISEISNFTGIRANDLPKYLKTLINLEFVEREIPITDSPKSKKGQYKIKDNFFRFWFNFVYPNKGEIEIETYTIDFLRFNQYLGHIFEDIAKEFLLNLSKKGELPFRFSKIGRWWHKGEEIDIVAMSKNNEKVLFAEVKWKKLTLREARGILKDLERKSQLVNLKSENYYFCLIAKSIDGKEELREENYLVYDLDDFRR from the coding sequence CGGGAATTAGGGCAAATGATTTGCCCAAATACTTAAAAACACTGATAAATTTGGAGTTTGTTGAAAGAGAAATTCCAATTACTGATAGTCCAAAGAGTAAGAAGGGGCAGTATAAAATAAAAGACAATTTTTTTAGATTTTGGTTTAATTTTGTATATCCTAATAAGGGAGAGATAGAAATTGAAACTTATACTATAGATTTTTTACGATTTAACCAGTATTTAGGACATATATTCGAAGATATTGCAAAAGAGTTTTTACTTAATCTTTCAAAAAAAGGGGAGCTCCCATTTAGATTTTCCAAAATAGGCAGATGGTGGCATAAAGGTGAAGAAATAGATATTGTGGCAATGTCTAAGAATAATGAAAAGGTTTTATTTGCAGAAGTAAAATGGAAGAAATTGACATTACGAGAGGCGAGAGGGATTTTAAAGGATTTGGAAAGAAAATCACAACTTGTTAATTTGAAATCTGAAAATTATTATTTTTGTCTGATAGCAAAAAGTATTGATGGTAAGGAGGAGCTTCGAGAAGAGAATTATTTGGTTTATGATTTGGATGATTTTAGAAGATAA